From Sinorhizobium sp. B11:
CGTTACGACGGTGCTGATGGCCGCAGGCACATTGGCCGACCGCTACGGCCGCAAGCGCGTCTTCCTGATCGGCATTGCCGTCTTCGGCCTCACCTCGCTGATTGCCGGACTCGCGCAGGATGTCTCACTGCTGATCGTTGCTCGTTTTCTGCAGGGAATGAGCGGCGGCTTCATGCTGATCTGCCAGGTAGCCGTGCTCTCCCATCAATTTCGCGAGGGCCGCGCCCGCAGCATCGCCTTCGGCTGGTGGGGCATCATTTTTGGCATCGGCCTGGGCTTTGGCCCGATCGTCGGCGTCGGCATCGTGGCGGTGGCCGGCTGGCAATGGGTATTCCTCATCCATGCCGTGCTGGCGGCCGTGACAATCGCTCTCGCGCTGACGGGAATTCAGGAATCGCGTGATCCCGCGGCCGGACGGCTCGATATCGCCGGCATCGCCACCCTTTCGCTGGCGGTCTTCTGCCTTGCCTTCTTCATCACCCAGGGGCCTGCTCTCGGTTTTGCGAGCCCGGCTGCGCTTGGCATTATAGGACTTGGCGCCGCAAGCCTCGTCGCCTTCGTCGTTGCCGAAAAGCTGAACCCGCGACCGATGTTCGATGCCTCGGTGTTCCGCATCCGCACCTTCTCGGGCGCCATTGTCGGTTCGGCCGCCATGAACATCAGCTTCTGGCCTTTCATGATCTATTTGCCGATCTGGTATGAAGCCGGCCTCGGTTACGGCAGTGTGGCCGCCGGCATCGCCTTGCTGGCCTATACGCTGCCGACGCTGGTCGTGCCGCCGCTTGCCGAGCGGCTTATGCTGCGCTATCGGCCGGGCATCATCATTCCCGGCGGCCTTTTCACGATCGGGCTGGGCTTCCTGCTGATGAAGTCAGGCAGTGCCGCCGCTGCGCCAAGCTGGCTGACGATGCTGCCCGGCGCGCTGCTTGCCGGCATCGGGCTTGGCTTCACCAATACCCCGGTCACCAACACGACAACCGGTGCGGTATCCAGCGACCGCGCCGGCATGGCCTCCGGCATCGACATGAGCGCCCGGATGATCTCGCTCGCGATCAACATCGCGGTCATGGGCTTCATCCTGTTCAGCGGCGTGCTCTCCCATCTGAAGAACGTCTTGCCGAACTCGATGGATGCCGGCGACCTGCGCCTGCTTGCCGAACGGATCTCCGCCGGCAGCATCGCCGCCCTGCCTGATATTCCGGCCGAGACGGTCCATGATGCGCTGGTCGCAGGCTTCGGCGGTGTCATGCTCTATGGAGCGATCGGCGTCTGGCTTCTCGCTGCTGCGAGCTTCCTCACCTTTGGCCATTGGAGGACACCGGCCTGCGCCAAGGATTGCAGCACCCAGCCGGCCGAGTGAAGCACCCCCGCGCCGGCTCAGACCGGCGCGGCCTCGCCTTCCACCTGCCCCCAGCCGTCATGGAAGACCAGTTCTTCCAGCGCCACCCGCTGCCGCCAGCCTTTGACCGCCAGTTCCGGTTCATCGTAGAGCCGGTCGACGAAGCCGGCGCAGAGCCAGGCGACGACTTCGATATGATCGGGAATGCCAAGTATCTCCTTGAGGTCGCCCTCGCGAAAGATGCTGACCCAGCCGATGCCGACGCCTTCGGCACGGGCCGCGAGCCACAGGTTCTGGATGGCGCAGACGGTGGAATAGCTGTCCATGCGCGGATTATGCGTGCGTCCCAGCACAACGCTGCCGCTGCGGGTGGGATCGCAGGTCACGCAGATGCCGAGCGGCGCCTGGACAATGCCTTCAAGCTTCAGCGAACGATACTTTTCCTGCCGCTCGCCGGTGAACATGCGGGCCGCTTCCTCATTCGCCCCGAGGAACGCATCGCGCACGCGCGCCCTCACCTCGGCACTTTTCACCAGAATGAAATTCCACGGCTGCATGAAGCCGACCGAAGGCGCGTGGTGCGCGGCGGTCAAAAGCCGCGTCACCAGATCATCCGGCAAGGGATCGGGCAGGAACTGGCTGCGCACGTCACGCCGCGTCATGATCGCGTGATAGACGGCCTCGCGTTCGGCCGCAGAAAAGCTGGATGCCGGACAAACGGCATCATCAATGGGTCGCATCGTCAAATCCCCAACAACGCAACCGCCCGCCGTCCGCGCGGGTTGGGTCTATCTTGCCAGGCCGGTCTTCTGACTCGGCGTCCTCCGCTTGGCCGCTGCCTTCCCGGCCGAAAAGCCAGTGGCGTAGTTTGAACGGCGAGCGTCGGCCTTACAGCGTTGGGCACGTCCCGGTCTTTCACCGGATTCCCGATTCTCCCGCTGGTGACAGCGGGCACCTGACAGGCGATCTATGGCGCGGAAAGGGCATGGCCGCAAGCCACATGCGACATTCATTTCGTGGACAGGTTGAAAATGCTGGCCTAGAACGAGACCCTGATCCGAGCGGCGCCACTGGCGCCGAATCCCTTCTCCTTGCATCCCGGTTGCCCGTGTCCCGCCTAACGCCGATGATACTTGCGGTCGCCCTGTTCATGGAACAGATGGATTCGACCGTGATCGCCACCAGCCTGCCGGCTATAGCGGCCGATATCGGCACTTCGCCGATCGCGCTGAAGCTTGCGGTAACCAGCTACCTTGTGGCGCTTGCGATCTTCATTCCGATCAGCGGCTGGATGTCGGATCGCTTCGGCGCGCGCAACATTTTCCGTCTGGCAATCTTCGTTTTCATGGCCGGTTCGATCGCCTGCGCCTTTTCCAATTCCATCGCCGCCTTCGTCATTTCCCGCCTCATCCAGGGCGCCGGCGGCTCGATGATGACACCGGTCGGGCGATTGCTGCTGGTGCGCGGCACACCACGTCACCAGCTGGTGAATGCCATGGCCTGGCTCACCATTCCGGCGCTGATCGGCCCGATCATGGGCCCGCCGATCGGCGGCTTCCTGACGACCTATTTGAGTTGGCACTGGATTTTCTGGATCAATGTGCCGATCGGCATTATCGGCATTGCGCTGGTCACCCGCTTCCTGCCGGCAATTGAGCCACGCAGCCCGAAGCCGATGGATTTTCCGGGTTTCTTCCTGTCCGGGATCGGCTTTGCCGGTTTCGTCTTCGGCATATCCGTCATCAGCCTGCCGGCCGTTCCCGTCATTTACGGCTATGTCACCGTCGCGGTCGGCGTCCTCTCCGGCATCCTGTATTTCGTCCATGCCAGGCGCACGCCGCATCCGCTGCTTGATCCGAAAATGTTCCGCTACCCGATGTTTCGGGCGGCGATCCTCGGCGCCTCGAATTTCCGCATGGGGCTCGGCGCGCTGCCCTTCCTCATGCCGCTGATGCTGCAGCTCGGTTTCGGTCTAACACCGCTGCAGTCTGGCTCTGTCACCTTCGTCAGCGCACTCGGCTCCATGGGCTCGAAATTCGCTGCAACCCGCACCTATAACGCCTTCGGCTTCCGCAACGTCATCGCCCTCACTACCTTCCTTGCCGCAATCTTCCTCGGCGTGAACGGCCTCTTCACTGCTGAAACGCCGATCTATCTCATCATGGGCTCTCTTCTCGTCGGCGGACTGCTGCGCTCCATGGCCTTCTCAGGTGTTAACGCCATGGCCTTCGGGGATGTCGACGAGGCCGACAGCAGCCAGGCGACGGCCATCAATGCCGTGGCGCAGCGCATCTCCATGGCCATGGGTGTTGCAGTCGCAGGGACGATCCTGGAAGTGTCCGCGAGCTTCCACGGCGGCCAACTCACGGTCACCGATTTCCATATCGCCTTCTTTATCGTGGCAGGGATTTCCTCGCTCGCCTGCATCACTTTCCTGCGCCTGCCCGCCAATGCCGGCGATGACATGACGACACGCCGCGCCAAGCATGGACATGCCGAAGCGGCTGCGCCGGAAGATGCCCAGAGAGAGGCAATGGCCGAAAGCCGATAAAACTTCACAGGCCTGTCATTTTTCCTCACAGAATCCACGTGACAATTCCAATTCGCATGTCTACATAGGCGGCATGTCGATTTCGTCCGTTTACGCATCGCGATTTTATTCGTACCGCTGCTTCCAGCGGATGCGGGTCTGTGCGTAACCGAAACTAACGCGACGACACACCCGAACAGCCGCTAGTCAACCTGGCGGCTTTTTTGTTCCGCCACGGTATGACCAAACAGGAGAGCATACCGTGACTGACACTATTGATGATCTGCGCATCGTCGAGATCACCCCGCTGACCAAACCTGCCGATATTATCAAGGAAATCCCGCGTGACCGAGCGGTGACCGAGACCGTGACCGGCACGCGCGACACGATCCATAATATCCTGACGGGCAAGGACGACCGCCAGCTGGTCATCATCGGTCCCTGCTCGATCCATGATCCGGCAGCCGCCCGCGAATACGCCTCCCGCCTCGTTGAGCAGCGACGACGCCTCTCCGGCGATCTCGAAATCGTCATGCGCGTCTATTTCGAAAAGCCCCGCACCACCGTCGGCTGGAAGGGGTTGATGAACGATCCGCATCTCGACGGCAGCTACCGTATCGAGGAAGGTCTGCGCCTCGCCCGCCGCCTGCTGCTCGACATCAACGCCATGGGCCTGCCGGCCGGCTGCGAATTCCTCGATACGATCACGCCGCAATACATCGCCGATCTCGTCAGCTACGGCGCCATCGGCGCGCGTACGACCGAAAGCCAGATCCACCGTCAGCTCGCCTCGGGTCTCTCCTGCCCGATCGGCTTCAAGAACGGCACGGACGGCAGCGCGCGTGTCGCGCTCGACGCGATCATGGCGGCTTCCCAGCCGCACCATTTCCCGGCTGTCACCAAGGATGGACAGGCAGCGATCGCCTCCACCCGCGGCAACGAGGACTGCCACATCATCCTGCGCGGCGGCAAGCGCCCGAACTATGAGGCAGCCGACGTCCAGGCCGTCATCGCCGAGGCAACCAAGCTCGGTGTCGACCCGCGCATGCTGATCGATGCCAGCCACGCCAACAGCGGCAAGGATCCGATGAACCAGCCGAAGGTCGTCCACGACGTCGCCGGCCAGATCGTCGCCGGCAACGATCACATCAAGGGCATGATGATCGAGAGCAATCTCGTCGCCGGCCGTCAGGACCTCGTTCCCGGCAAGCCGCTCGTCTACGGCCAGTCGATCACCGACGGCTGCATCGGCTGGGACATGTCGGTCGACGTTCTCGAGGATCTGGCTCAGGCCGTCCGTGATCGCCGCAAGGCCGCTGTTGCGGCTTGATAGGCAGCATCAAGCGCGGCGGGCAGCACCCGCCGCCTGTTTACAAAATGGCTTGTGGAGTCGGTGACATCAATGCAATCGTAACGCCTTATGATTGAATATTTTAAGGACAAAAACTTGATTGCCGCTCCTGCTCGCTTACTTTTTGCCTGCTGCATAGCGTTAACCTTAGGATTCAATGCCGAGCTCGCCAACGCTGACACAGCTGATAGCCCAAGTGTTTTTAAACTGGGTAGTTCACTA
This genomic window contains:
- a CDS encoding MFS transporter, with amino-acid sequence MPPDSHSSPRARGIIALLAACLSSLMFGLEISSVPAILPTLEKVLHADFSALQWIMNAYTIAVTTVLMAAGTLADRYGRKRVFLIGIAVFGLTSLIAGLAQDVSLLIVARFLQGMSGGFMLICQVAVLSHQFREGRARSIAFGWWGIIFGIGLGFGPIVGVGIVAVAGWQWVFLIHAVLAAVTIALALTGIQESRDPAAGRLDIAGIATLSLAVFCLAFFITQGPALGFASPAALGIIGLGAASLVAFVVAEKLNPRPMFDASVFRIRTFSGAIVGSAAMNISFWPFMIYLPIWYEAGLGYGSVAAGIALLAYTLPTLVVPPLAERLMLRYRPGIIIPGGLFTIGLGFLLMKSGSAAAAPSWLTMLPGALLAGIGLGFTNTPVTNTTTGAVSSDRAGMASGIDMSARMISLAINIAVMGFILFSGVLSHLKNVLPNSMDAGDLRLLAERISAGSIAALPDIPAETVHDALVAGFGGVMLYGAIGVWLLAAASFLTFGHWRTPACAKDCSTQPAE
- the bluB gene encoding 5,6-dimethylbenzimidazole synthase; the encoded protein is MRPIDDAVCPASSFSAAEREAVYHAIMTRRDVRSQFLPDPLPDDLVTRLLTAAHHAPSVGFMQPWNFILVKSAEVRARVRDAFLGANEEAARMFTGERQEKYRSLKLEGIVQAPLGICVTCDPTRSGSVVLGRTHNPRMDSYSTVCAIQNLWLAARAEGVGIGWVSIFREGDLKEILGIPDHIEVVAWLCAGFVDRLYDEPELAVKGWRQRVALEELVFHDGWGQVEGEAAPV
- a CDS encoding DHA2 family efflux MFS transporter permease subunit, with protein sequence MILAVALFMEQMDSTVIATSLPAIAADIGTSPIALKLAVTSYLVALAIFIPISGWMSDRFGARNIFRLAIFVFMAGSIACAFSNSIAAFVISRLIQGAGGSMMTPVGRLLLVRGTPRHQLVNAMAWLTIPALIGPIMGPPIGGFLTTYLSWHWIFWINVPIGIIGIALVTRFLPAIEPRSPKPMDFPGFFLSGIGFAGFVFGISVISLPAVPVIYGYVTVAVGVLSGILYFVHARRTPHPLLDPKMFRYPMFRAAILGASNFRMGLGALPFLMPLMLQLGFGLTPLQSGSVTFVSALGSMGSKFAATRTYNAFGFRNVIALTTFLAAIFLGVNGLFTAETPIYLIMGSLLVGGLLRSMAFSGVNAMAFGDVDEADSSQATAINAVAQRISMAMGVAVAGTILEVSASFHGGQLTVTDFHIAFFIVAGISSLACITFLRLPANAGDDMTTRRAKHGHAEAAAPEDAQREAMAESR
- a CDS encoding 3-deoxy-7-phosphoheptulonate synthase — protein: MTDTIDDLRIVEITPLTKPADIIKEIPRDRAVTETVTGTRDTIHNILTGKDDRQLVIIGPCSIHDPAAAREYASRLVEQRRRLSGDLEIVMRVYFEKPRTTVGWKGLMNDPHLDGSYRIEEGLRLARRLLLDINAMGLPAGCEFLDTITPQYIADLVSYGAIGARTTESQIHRQLASGLSCPIGFKNGTDGSARVALDAIMAASQPHHFPAVTKDGQAAIASTRGNEDCHIILRGGKRPNYEAADVQAVIAEATKLGVDPRMLIDASHANSGKDPMNQPKVVHDVAGQIVAGNDHIKGMMIESNLVAGRQDLVPGKPLVYGQSITDGCIGWDMSVDVLEDLAQAVRDRRKAAVAA